Below is a window of Manis javanica isolate MJ-LG chromosome 2, MJ_LKY, whole genome shotgun sequence DNA.
GTACTCAAAAAATTCTTGCTCAATGAATGAAAAACTGGGTTTTTTTGTGGATAACAAATGTTTTGTATCTTTATACTTAGATCTACATAAGGAAATAGCATTCTGTCTGCATTATTTTGacagtcttcttttctctttgttctattgagAAAATAGACCCTTAGTATATAATATGCAATGTCATTAGAAATATAGAGAAGAAATGTGTTAAAAATGTATCGGCCCTAGGGAATAGAGCAGTTCTCAGATGTTCAAAGGGAATTGTTCCTGTCGTTTTCATAGATTAGGTTAGAAACAAATACAAGTTATCAGTCTTTAATTCACTGTGATATTTACTAGTATAAATCTCATAGAATAAAATGGATGAAGGCCACTGATAAAAGTTAATGTTGGTAAATGGTAAAGGTTGAAATGTGCAAATTTTGGCCTGTGAAAATAGTGCCTGATAGAGATAATGGCCACAGAAGAAAACTCATATGGGTAAAGCAATAATCGGTAAGGTTTGTAAAATTGAATGGTGATTCCATTTTGCTGTAAAATTTATGGAAAACActgattttgaataaaataattttagtataaaAAGCTTGGTATTACATCACCAGCATGAGGATTTGTGCTTTTCCTTTCATGCTCTACTTACCTCCAAAGTAAATGTCATTTGCTGGGGACAAATCATCCTCCATCAGCTCCAACTGTACACAGTTTATCTACTATAGGGATGACCTTTTGACATCTGGAGTGTGATCAGAGGAGTGGCATTTGGCTAGCTACTCAGAGGAACCCAACATTGTATCGTCCCTGAAGAAAACTCACAAATCCTGTTATGCATACAATTGCTCCACTTTTCAGGGAAGGAAGACTCATTGAATTGCTGACCTCTGATTCCTCCCCTTTTAGAGACTAAGAAACTAAGGACAGGGAGTAAGGGGGTAAGGTTGCACAGTTAATTATTTAGGGTCACATTTAATTATTAGCAGATCTGGGACTAGAAACTAAATCCTCCATCCCACTATACTGTGTTGTTAGCAACCTTGGGTTGGTTCACCTCAGAAGTTCACATCAGACTGGGGGTTCTAACATGCCCaatattaatgttaaaaatatcTCTTTAACATGGGAAAAAGTGCTTATGTTTGCTTACTGTCTTTAAAGGCATTACAATAAGCTGCTTAAGAAAAAAGACCCAAGGAAGCCATATGCCCTGTTTTTTCCTATGCACATATGTCAACTTATTCATTGGCCTGAAAGGACCCAGTCAGAGATTCAGAGATTTTCTAGGGATTTAGTCTAGCAGACCAGAGATACAGATATTTGAGTAAATAACACAGATCATTATAAAAAGGGCAAATACCaaagaaaacaatgacaacaGTAACTAATTAACTGTGCAAATTGGGCAAAGCATGCAGAACCAGAGCTTAAAAGATGTGGAGAGGGCATGGATTTCAACCCTCTGCCACCTTTAGCTGTGTGTTTATGCTCAAACCCTCTGCTCCTCAATTCCTCTAAGCCATTAAAGTGGGGCAATGATACCAGCTCCTGAAAGAATTACAGTGACATTGGCTCAAGTTTCAGTTTTAGATGCTTCTTTCCACACTCTGATCTAGAACCAGTGTGACTGCAGTTAGGATTGACACTGTTCAGCCAAGTCTGACTTCCTCCCCTGGGTAACAGTCAgtttgtccttttttaaaaaatagtgatcACCCCACTGCACAGGGTTGTGTGCTGAAATGAGGTAAACCACTTAGGCCAATATGTGTTCAATATGTGGTCAATAACGACGACCAAACTCCCACATAACTTGAACAGTGAATTAAATCCTGCCAATCCTAAACACCAGTCAAGGGTTTGAAGAATACATCTAGATTTGGAAATTCCTACGATCAAGTCAAATTCAGTTACTTACTGAACTATGTCTTTCTAACCTTCTGACATCCAGCCCCGGTTTTGTTAGCTGGAGGCAGCCTAGGATGGAGAGAGCAGTGGCCATTAAACAAGGCAGGGAGCAAAGCAAGGTAGACAGCTGATAACCCAGGAAAGGGAGGATCATCAGTGTCTGCCAGGCTGGAGAAGAGGGTGAGAAGGCCCAGGGGCTGTGCTGCTCACCGCGGCCCACCACCAGGAGTGGGGGATGCTGGTGAAGTTGGTGCTGGGCATGTCATGCTCCACGGAATAGACAGCTGCGGAGAAGGCGAAGATGCCCATGGCGATGAAGAGCAGCAGGCAGCCCACCTGTTCGGAGCACTGGCGCAGCGTGAAGCCGAAGGCGCGCAGGCCCGTGGAGTGGCGCGCCAGCTTGAGGATGCGGAATATGCGCATGAGGCGCATGAGGCGCAGCACCTGGCCCACCTTGCCCACGCGGCCCACGGCTTCCAGGTCGTGCTCGTGCGGCGAGCCCTTGCTGTGCTGCTGGTCCTCACCCATGAGGCACTCGAGCAGCAGCTGCAGGTAGAACGGCAGGATGGCTACCAGGTCCACCAGGTTGAGTGCGCTGCGCATGAAGTGCCGCAGGTTAGGCATGGAGGCGAGGCGCAGCAGGAACTCAAGCGTGAAGAAGGCGATGCACAGCATCTCTACGTGCTCCAGGATGCGCCGTGGGTCGCCGCCCCCCGCGCCCTGCTCAGCCTGCTGCTGCATCTCCTCCACCGTGTTGAGCACCAGTGCCACGACAGAGATTAGCACAAAGAGGCTGGAGGCCACCCCCATGGCCTTGGCGGCCACGGAGGAGAAGGGCTTCTCCATGAGGTTCCAGAGGTGGCGCCGCAGTGGCCTGTAGAAACGCATGTCGTGGAAGAGGTCCTCGGTCTCCTCCACCTGCGCCTGGGCGCGCAGCTCGTGTTGAATCTTGAGCTGCTCGCTCAGCTCGTCGCGCCGCTCCTCGAAGCAGATGCGGCAGCAGCGCGGCGTGTACTTGAGCCGCACGCCCCAGTagcccagctcctccaggaagTTGCGCGGGCACAGCTCGTTGTGCACCAGCAGCACCCCTGACACGTAGAAGTTGTAGATGAGCTGGAAAACCGCAGGGTCACGGTCGAAGAAGTATTCATCTGTCTGTGCCTCATAGTCGTCGCAGAGGCCCAGCTGGCGGCTGCGGCTGGCGGAGGTGGCCAGGCGGCCCAGGCGCGTCTTGGGGTGGCAGGCCAGCTCGCAGTAGTCCAGGCGGTAGCTGTAGCCGCCCACGTTCACGTTCAGCGTGGATGACGTGGCAGGTGGGTCGGAGCTGCTCTCAGGCCGTACGGTGGTGGCCTCCTCCGGCAGCTGATCCTCCACGGCTGGGTGGGCCttccactcctcctcctcctcctcctcctcctcctcctcctcctcctcctcctccttcccgccATCCTCGTCCTCGTCGATATAGTAATTATAGCTGCCCTCGGTCCACGGCGGGATGCTGGCCTGGGAGGCAGACCAGGCGCCCACCGAGCAAACGCTCCTGCGGTGCCGGCTGCTCGCTGCCTGGAGCGTGTCCTCACTCTCCGCGGTGTTCCAGGGCTTGCAGCTCTGAGACCACCTCTTCTGGCTCTGCCTCAGCATGGCTGCGCGAAGTGGCCCGCTTGCCTTTCCTTCCCAGCTGTGGTGGGGTCCCTGGCCTGCTCGTGGCCTTGGGAGGCGGATCAGTACCTTGCACGGTCTGGAGGAGACCAGCCTGGACCAGCAGACCCAGCAGCCCAGGCCGTGCCCCCAGAGCAGCCCCTCTTCGGGCCCTGCACAGCCCGCCCAGCCTGTGGGGTCTGAGCATACCTGCAGATGGCTGTGGCCCGCTGTAAGCTTGCTGACAGGAACAAAGCAAGTGTTAGGAGGGATTTAGAGCCTCTTAGCCCAtttcctccccttctctctctacTACGTGACCTAGAGAATGATTATGTGGTCCTAAATCTGTAGACAATCAGAAGGTGGTGGAGATTATTGCTAATAAGATGTTGGCTAACTCTTACACTTGCCCTTAAGAAATGTTCACTGTACCTGTGCTGAATGAAATCAACTGAATTAGCTATAAAATATGATGCCTGTGTCTTAACTGCTGAAATTGCTGCCTCTGCCCTAGGTAAACCCACCATTAACAGGGACAGAAACAGCTTAAAGTGGACTAGTTTTCCTCTCAGCCTAGCTCTTTTATCAAGTATATAGTCTTAAATGATCTCCTTCCCATCCATTCACATAATAGCATTTTCTTCATGTGGATTCTCCCTAGCACTGCATTGAAGTCCAGTCTGATATTTAAGTCAGTCTCAGTTTccatctctctttgtctctgcctGTCTCTCCCTTCTCTTAAAGGGTAAGGATGTATGTCCAGATGGAATTCCACAGCTGGAGGGTAGGCTTGCTTAGACCCTCTTTGTAAAGGCACCcagacttccttccaaagaaagGGTCTTCATCACTGTGCAagacatcactttttttttttttttttttttaagacatcactttttaaaaattgaagtatcattgatatacaatctcatgaagggtTCACATGAACAACAACAATGTGGtcactgcattcacccatatcaccaagtccccttcccctccactgacgtcactatcagcatagtaagatgctatagagtcactacttgtcttctctgtgctgtactgccttccccgtgacctgcctatattgtgactgtgaattgtagtgccccttaattcccttcttcctccctccccatctaccctttccaccccctcccctttggtaactgctagtccttcttggaggctgtgaggctgctgctgttttgttcctttagttttgctttgttgttatactccacaaatgagggaaatcatttggtacttgtctttctctgcctggcttatttcactgagcatgatatcctTTAGCTCTGTCCAAgacatcacttttattttttgactcTTAGATGCTAGAGGTGAAAACTCAATAGAGACCTTCATATTCTCAAGTTGCTCATGGTTTTATATGTGATATAAATATGTAAGCAAAAAGGAATGAGTAAAAAACACAGGGgtagcagagaaagaaagaaagggatttGTTTTGAGCAGGGTTTTTTAATTCAGTATATTTTGAATAGCTAGTACATGTTTATGACAAACATTCAAAACGTACAAAGTTGCATTACAGTAGAAAGTTTATCTCTCTCCCAACCAAAATTTTCAGTTATTGGGTGAAGTTTCAGAGGAGGCACCCACTGTTAGTACTTTCTGATTATCCTCCCAGAGAGATTCTAAACATAACCAGGCAAATACCTATCTCCATCTAACATCTGAATAGCTATTATTAACACAAATTATAGTGCATTGTACACTAtgcttttatatacatatatgctagAGGAGTTTTCATATCTGAACATACATATCTGCCTCATTTTGAAAACAGCCACCTGGTGGTCCAATAGTGATGGAAATGCAGGTTTTTTCTGTTTGCCCTTATAAACAGTGGTGTGCTGAAGAGCCTTAGACATACATTTCTTTACACATGAACAAGCTGTATGAGGGGTTGCAAAGCAACCTGACCAAACAGGACAGATTCCTAGGGAGGAGGCTGAAAATGATATCTTGCCATGAttaatgttatataaaataatgatttatCTGATAGAAATATGTGGGCcttatttggatcctgattcaaacaaaaaaaacttaaaacattctTGAGACAATTACAAATCTCATTTGATGAGATTTAGATGCTCATGAATACTTTTAGTTGTGATAATTGCCTCGTAGTGTTAAAAGAAAGGTTCTATATCTTTTAGAGACATACTGAAATGTTTGTGGATGGAATGATAAGATGTTTGGGATTTGCTTTATGATAATATGAGAGAGAAAGTGAGTGAGAGTAGTGTTGAAACAGGATGGGCTATGAGTCAGTAATTGTTGAACTGAGTGGTGGATACGTAGAGGTTCATTATACTATCCTACTATGTGTTTGAATTTCTCCATACtaaaagattttaagaaaaaaaaagataagccaaGGATAAATTGTTAGAGGTGGAATTGCCAGGTCAAAGACTGCACATTTGAAATTTTCATTGAAATGCCAAGTTTCTCTCATAAATATTTTACCAATTTACAATTCCCCATCATACTTCTTGGGCTCTGcctattttataggtgaaaagTAATGTGTGGGTTaattttaacttgtatttctctTATGCTGAATGTAATTGAACAGCTTTTTGTGTggttaattgtttttttcttctttccattgaGTTGTTGGTATTTTTCTTACTAATTGGTAGGAGAGCTTTATGTATTATGACAAAAGCCCTTTGCAATAATGGActgcaaataattatttttcgGAGTTTGGTGAGATTTGTCCcagttaaaaaacatttcttgGTACTATGTTTTATTAGGAAAGTCCTCATCTTCTtacagatttatttctcacactcAAGGATTTGATCCACTGGGGACTGGTTTTGATGTAAAGAGTGAAATGGGACCCAACTTCATTTTCCAGGTTTTTATCTATGTAGATGTCTCAACACATTAAATGAATAATACACCTTTTCGTCCCCAATTTGTGGCTCTATCTTTATCATGTAGTTCAGTTTTTTTATACTGCAAAATTGCTGGGACAGATAACAGTTGCTACAGGGTCTGTACCTGTTAGTATAACATTCACTGATactgtttaatttccaaaagGCCTCAACCCTTCCAGTTAGGATAAAGTCACTAACCAGGCCTGTCCTTTAAGTGCTTTAACGTATTTTTAGTGTGCTCCTGTTGGCGTACTGTATTAATGTTGTTTCTCTAGGTACATACTTAACTGTTTTCCAATTCCATCTCTTCTTTGTATTGTGCTGAATACTGTCAACAATAGTTTTCACGTGTTACataaattcactttttttcttcaaatcaaTTACTTATGAGAAGTAAAAttactattttcatatttttaatttcctctctTTTCACTGCAATCCTAAACTACTTCTTACATAAACTTTCAACACTCTCTTGGGGTTTGTAATAAAAAACAATAGAGTTAGTAACGTTTGTGAGACATCTCAAACCTAAGCCCAACCACTGCAGCCATGCCGTAGATGAGGAACAGTGCCATGACGGACCACACTTAACTGTCTCTTACACCCCACATGCATCTGCTGGTGTGAGCCTGTTGCTTGGATTTTGCTCTTAGGTTTTGCTTGGCCTTTACAATTGCAAAGGCAATGGGAGATGAGCATCTGTACAAGGAACCATTTTCTAACACAGAGAACTGCCCCACAGTGGGATGGCTTTGTATAGTGGTAGTGATGAGTGCTTTCTCCCTGAATGGGTGTGAGAATGCAGAGGGAGACCTCCATGGGTGGAAACTCAGGTGGACTGATCTTCAAGCGCACTTCAGCCTTGAAATGACTAGAATGCTAAGTATTTGCCTGATTATTCCTTTGTCTTGAATTTCCTTCTGCCTTTCGTCTCCCTAAATCCTTATTCTTCAAAAGTCAGTGCAcacatcctcctcctctttcACTGACCCTCTTCTGGCTGTTCTCTGTGTTTCCCCAGCATAGGTTAGCTGTCCCGTCTTAGTGTTCTCACTTAGGGCAGCACACACCACCATCTTAGAATACGAGGCACTTACTTTAAACAGAGAATGGGCTAAATACTTGTGGCAGACTACCTCAAAAGTAATCCATAAAGTAAATCTGTTAGAGAAGCGCATGTGAGAGGGGCTGAATTCAGTCTCAGCTGTTAGGAGAAAGAGAGTCCAAAATACAAGGGACAGCAGGAACTGCATATGGGAAAAATTTTCATTGTAAAAGCTATGTAAGTGCtttgtggaaaaataaaaaaatagagtagaacactaataatacaataataatagtaaatgcCTAAATACTGTACTGTGTTAATGCTTACAACAACCTCTCATGTAGGTGCTATTCTtcttttacagctgaggaaactgagacacagagcagttaagtgatttgcccagggTTGCACAGAAAGTAAACAGTGGAGCTGAGTTTTGCTCTGGACTAATCAGCATGCTATAAAATAGCATAACATAAAAACTACCTACCATCTTACCATCCAAAGACACtcactattaatattttaaccTGCATCCTTCCAtttaattatacacacacacacatttacatggCTGTGGTCATATTGGATATAAAAACTACCTTTTTTATTCCACATTTTCACATAAGCATTTTTgatattaataaaatactttgtAGCCATTCTATTCGATGGCTACAAAATATTCCATATTGTGGATGTGCTATCTATAACTGAACCAAATCTCTtttgttgaaataaatatttttcaatatccTGCTGTTATAAGTAATGATGTGATACAAATCTTTATGTTtgaaaggattttgtttttgtgtttttgtattcTGGGTTATTTCTGAGGTAGTTTCGCCACATGTATTTAGGCCATTCTGTCTAGCTCGGAGCCATCACACGTGCGGTTCCTGCTGTCCCTTGTATTTAGGACACTCTCCACCACCCAGTTGCCTTCTCTTCCTCTGGCCACCCCCTGCTCATCATTCATGGATGGCATGTTAACTCCTCTCGCCCTGTCCTTGAGGACAGCCTTCCCTCACAGCTGAGGCTGAATCCAGCCCCTCTCACATGCCCTTCTCTAACAGCTTTACTTTGCCTATCATAGCACTTCTTACAAACACTTACCTGCCTACAGTAAACAAGACAAGACTTGTTCCAGAAGGGTGGACAGTGTCTGCTTTGTTCCCCACTTCATCCCCAGGA
It encodes the following:
- the KCNV2 gene encoding LOW QUALITY PROTEIN: potassium voltage-gated channel subfamily V member 2 (The sequence of the model RefSeq protein was modified relative to this genomic sequence to represent the inferred CDS: inserted 1 base in 1 codon), whose amino-acid sequence is MLRQSQKRWSQSCKPWNTAESEDTLQAASSRHRRSVCSVGAWSASQASIPPWTEGSYNYYIDEDEDGGKEEEEEEEEEEEEEEEEWKAHPAVEDQLPEEATTVRPESSSDPPATSSTLNVNVGGYSYRLDYCELACHPKTRLGRLATSASRSRQLGLCDDYEAQTDEYFFDRDPAVFQLIYNFYVSGVLLVHNELCPRNFLEELGYWGVRLKYTPRCCRICFEERRDELSEQLKIQHELRAQAQVEETEDLFHDMRFYRPLRRHLWNLMEKPFSSVAAKAMGVASSLFVLISVVALVLNTVEEMQQQAEQGAGGGDPRRILEHVEMLCIAFFTLEFLLRLASMPNLRHFMRSALNLVDLVAILPFYLQLLLECLMGEDQQHSKGSPHEHDLEAVGRVGKVGQVLRLMRLMRIFRILKLARHSTGLRAFGFTLRQCSEQVGCLLLFIAMGIFAFSAAVYSVEHDMPSTNFTSIPHSWWWAAVSISTVGYGDMYPETHLGRIFAFLCIAFGIILNGMPISILYNKFSDYYNKLKAYEYTAIRRERGKVNFVQRARKKMXCLARSNPQPTPRQENEYFIGPVVGKSHELQCFVLSLPILGLH